In a single window of the Micromonospora sp. WMMD1155 genome:
- a CDS encoding Uma2 family endonuclease: MTAQPIEPTAHGMWTPDPVRQRLANHTIEDVLALPDDAPRVELRDGVLVVVPSPTFAHQNIGNLLWMWLRQYAPVELTPATAVGVAIDYRNSLEPDVVLLKRPVAADHHYFEAEQVVLAVEVVSPGTRRRDRLEKPADYADAGVPHYWRIEQNPVHVYAYDLVDGRYELAADSAEELIVAKPFDIRLRVRDITP; this comes from the coding sequence GTGACTGCGCAGCCGATCGAGCCCACCGCCCACGGGATGTGGACCCCGGATCCTGTCCGGCAGCGGCTGGCCAACCACACCATCGAGGACGTGCTGGCCCTGCCCGACGACGCCCCCCGCGTCGAGCTACGTGACGGAGTCCTCGTCGTGGTCCCTTCCCCGACCTTCGCTCATCAGAACATCGGCAACCTGTTGTGGATGTGGTTGCGGCAGTACGCGCCGGTCGAGCTGACGCCGGCCACCGCCGTCGGGGTGGCGATCGACTACCGAAACTCCCTCGAACCCGACGTCGTCCTGCTGAAGCGTCCGGTGGCGGCCGACCACCACTACTTCGAGGCCGAGCAGGTCGTGCTCGCCGTCGAGGTCGTGTCGCCCGGCACCCGACGCCGGGATCGGTTGGAGAAGCCTGCCGACTACGCGGACGCCGGCGTTCCGCACTACTGGCGGATCGAGCAGAATCCGGTGCACGTGTACGCGTACGACCTGGTCGACGGCCGGTACGAGCTGGCCGCCGACTCCGCCGAGGAGCTGATCGTGGCCAAGCCGTTCGACATCCGCCTGCGCGTGCGGGACATCACCCCGTGA
- a CDS encoding 4-(cytidine 5'-diphospho)-2-C-methyl-D-erythritol kinase — translation MTEAWRPDDDEPRGAIGPVRVRVPAKVNLHLGVGPLRRDGYHELNTVYHAISIYDELTARRGDTLALTMEGEGTGELALDDSNLVIRAAHALAGYAGVLPHARLHLRKQIPLAGGLAGGSADAAAALVACDALWGTGLSRDELAGIAADLGSDVPFLIYGGTALGTGRGEAISPVLVRPTTWHWVVAIADGGLSTPVAYRELDRLRDSGAAGVPLGPTDELLAALRQRDPRVLARTLGNDLQDAALAMRPALADTLKVGEEAGALTGIVSGSGPTCVFLAADAADAERIAAELTAADVCREARVAHGPVAGARVG, via the coding sequence GTGACCGAGGCCTGGCGACCGGACGACGACGAGCCACGTGGGGCCATCGGCCCGGTGCGGGTCCGGGTGCCCGCCAAGGTCAATCTGCACCTCGGGGTGGGCCCGCTGCGCCGGGACGGCTACCACGAGCTGAACACGGTCTACCACGCCATCTCGATCTACGACGAGCTGACGGCCCGTCGGGGCGACACGCTCGCCCTGACCATGGAGGGCGAGGGCACCGGCGAGTTGGCCCTGGACGACTCCAACCTGGTGATCCGCGCGGCGCACGCCCTCGCCGGGTACGCGGGCGTGCTGCCGCACGCCCGGCTGCACCTGCGCAAGCAGATCCCGCTCGCCGGCGGGCTGGCCGGTGGTAGCGCCGACGCGGCCGCCGCGCTGGTGGCCTGCGACGCCCTGTGGGGCACCGGGTTGTCCCGCGACGAGCTGGCCGGGATCGCCGCCGACCTCGGCTCCGACGTGCCGTTTTTGATCTACGGTGGCACCGCGCTGGGCACCGGCCGGGGTGAGGCGATCAGCCCGGTGCTGGTCCGCCCGACCACCTGGCACTGGGTGGTGGCGATCGCCGACGGCGGCCTCTCCACCCCGGTCGCCTACCGCGAGCTGGACCGGCTGCGCGACTCCGGTGCCGCCGGTGTCCCGCTGGGCCCCACCGACGAACTGCTGGCCGCCCTGCGCCAGCGCGACCCGCGGGTGCTCGCCCGGACGCTCGGCAACGACCTGCAGGACGCCGCGCTGGCCATGCGCCCGGCGCTGGCCGACACCCTGAAGGTCGGCGAGGAGGCGGGCGCGCTCACCGGTATCGTCTCCGGCTCCGGCCCGACCTGTGTGTTCCTGGCCGCCGACGCGGCCGACGCGGAGCGGATCGCCGCCGAGCTGACCGCCGCGGACGTGTGCCGGGAGGCGCGGGTCGCGCACGGGCCG